One genomic region from Neoarius graeffei isolate fNeoGra1 chromosome 4, fNeoGra1.pri, whole genome shotgun sequence encodes:
- the cish gene encoding cytokine-inducible SH2-containing protein encodes MILCVQGPRALLEDSQSQVVPLGVSVLSSSSAHCLHRNPKFWDHSNDLCTITSNFCYLDASGWYWGTITASEAHSLLEAAPEGTFLIRNSSHPLYMLTLSVKTGRGPTNVRIEYSHGRFQLDSSSPARARLLSFPDVLSLVQHYATSARGRDAAQDNECDSVTPPVPKECAVLLKLKHPLRQPQAFPSLQHLARLAINQYTTCPAKLPLPKPLLQYLQEYPFQL; translated from the exons ATGATTCTGTGCGTTCAAGG TCCTAGAGCTCTGTTAGAAGACTCGCAGTCCCAGGTGGTTCCTCTTGGGGTTTCAGTCCTCTCTTCCTCATCAGCACATTGTCTTCACAGAAACCCCAAGTTCTGGGACCACAGCAATGACCTGTGCACCATCACCAGCAACTTCTGTTACCTTGATGCATCAG GGTGGTACTGGGGCACCATCACAGCCAGCGAGGCCCATTCACTCCTTGAGGCAGCCCCAGAGGGCACGTTCCTCATTCGGAACAGCAGTCACCCTCTCTACATGCTGACTCTATCAGTCAAAACGGGACGCGGCCCCACTAACGTGCGCATTGAATATAGTCACGGGCGCTTCCAGCTCGACTCGAGTTCACCAGCCCGAGCACGTCTGCTCTCTTTCCCTGATGTGCTGAGTCTGGTGCAGCACTATGCTACCTCAGCAAGGGGACGTGACGCAGCTCAAGACAATGAGTGTGATTCTGTAACTCCCCCGGTACCTAAGGAGTGTGCTGTCCTGCTCAAGCTGAAACATCCACTCCGCCAGCCTCAGGCTTTTCCATCCCTACAGCACCTTGCGCGCCTGGCTATTAATCAGTACACAACCTGCCCAGCGAAGCTGCCTTTACCGAAACCATTACTGCAGTACCTACAGGAGTACCCTTTCCAACTCTGA